A genome region from Urocitellus parryii isolate mUroPar1 chromosome X, mUroPar1.hap1, whole genome shotgun sequence includes the following:
- the Rtl5 gene encoding retrotransposon Gag-like protein 5 encodes MSEAAGNLNSLRMANVALREELNALRGENANLGLQLGRALAEVNSLRGNVSSYVRWPVPIVPLIAEENFEFPLNEIDAIPEGEGPFLCWPNQRTDPEFVSDDLLINVIQDYSNPHGVSDPPLPPSPPPPEQPSPPASKEPPPQQQQQQQQQQPQPQPQPQPQPQPQPQPQPQTQPQPQTQPQPQPQPLLPPLERPNIRLFSGDPVYLAEFLMQLETFIADHEDHFPGGAERVAFLISFFTGEARDWAISVTQEGSSLHANFPRFLDEIRKEFRGPIPPRVAKKAIRKLKQGKCTLGSYADAFQFLAQFLSWDDCRLQNQFLKGLSEYFRKELLWSTEMADLDELILECVEIERKVRIPKPIKLPGVRNVVPPFAPTPDEEDIIDEQRYHEDDEDGICRHSSSLKDQDIRAFGQEVIEEEEEEKMREEEKMREEEKMREEEKMRKEEEEMKKEKENEEEDEEDDDDDDDDDEDDDDDEDEDENEEGEEDEDEKEEEEEEEMKQKEEEEMKKNEDDNENKDEEEDEIEVGSQEPEQEPEQEQERVPLFEEMFGEMGHEHHHHHHIHHHHNGIHVIEELMEMEEPVLVDTSTQTISTTIGYHAENFLGASPPIIQPSRRRNQNRVPLLEGLPGTNSPFYSSPPLIRRAGRLGQRQIRRRPPVLFRLTPRQGGHRAARGRIRV; translated from the coding sequence ATGTCCGAGGCGGCAGGAAATCTCAATAGCCTCCGCATGGCGAATGTGGCCCTGCGAGAAGAATTAAATGCCCTTCGCGGGGAGAATGCCAATTTGGGCCTTCAGCTGGGAAGAGCCCTGGCCGAGGTTAATTCCTTGCGGGGCAATGTCTCCAGCTACGTCCGCTGGCCAGTGCCCATAGTACCCCTTATTGCCGAGGAGAACTTTGAGTTCCCGCTCAATGAGATCGACGCCATTCCCGAGGGAGAGGGGCCCTTCTTGTGCTGGCCTAACCAACGCACAGATCCCGAGTTTGTCTCGGATGATCTTTTGATTAACGTGATCCAGGACTACAGCAACCCCCACGGGGTCAGTGATCCTCCTCTGCCGCCCAGCCCACCCCCGCCGGAGCAGCCCTCTCCCCCAGCGTCAAAGGAGCCGCccccgcagcagcagcagcagcagcagcagcagcagccgcagccgcagccgcagccgcagccgcagccccagccccagccccagccgcaGCCGCAGACCCAGCCCCAGCCGcagacccagccccagccccagccccagccccttctgccACCATTGGAGAGACCTAACATACGGCTCTTTTCTGGCGATCCAGTCTACCTGGCTGAATTCCTGATGCAGCTAGAGACCTTCATAGCTGACCATGAGGATCATTTCCCTGGGGGTGCTGAGCGGGTGGCCTTTCTGATCTCCTTTTTCACTGGTGAAGCGAGGGACTGGGCCATCTCTGTCACCCAGGAAGGAAGCTCCCTGCATGCCAACTTCCCGCGCTTCCTGGATGAAATCCGTAAGGAATTCCGTGGCCCCATACCCCCACGAGTGGCTAAAAAGGCCATCCGCAAGCTCAAGCAGGGAAAGTGTACCCTGGGCAGCTATGCAGATGCTTTTCAGTTCCTGGCCCAATTCTTGTCTTGGGATGACTGCCGCCTCCAAAATCAGTTCCTCAAAGGCCTGTCGGAATATTTCCGAAAGGAGCTCTTATGGTCAACTGAAATGGCCGACCTGGATGAGCTGATTCTTGAGTGTGTGGAGATAGAAAGAAAAGTGCGCATTCCCAAGCCAATCAAGCTCCCTGGGGTGCGCAATGTCGTCCCTCCTTTTGCTCCCACCCCTGATGAGGAAGATATTATTGATGAACAGCGCTACCATGAGGATGATGAAGATGGGATATGCAGGCACAGCTCTTCCCTGAAGGACCAAGACATAAGGGCTTTTGGGCAAGAGGtgatagaggaggaggaggaggagaagatgagggaagaggagaagatgagggaggaggagaagatgagggaggaggagaagatgaggaaggaagaggaagaaatgaaaaaggagaaagagaatgaggaagAGGACGAGGAGGACGATGacgatgacgatgatgatgatgaagatgatgatgatgatgaggatgaggatgaaaaTGAGGAGGGTGAGGAAGATGAggatgagaaggaagaggaggaggaagaggagatgaaacagaaagaggaggaggagatgaagaagAATGAGGATGACAATGAGAATAAGGATGAGGAAGAAGATGAAATTGAGGTGGGGAGCCAGGAACCAGAGCAGGAGCCAGAACAGGAGCAAGAGAGGGTGCCGTTGTTTGAGGAGATGTTTGGTGAGATGGGCCATgagcaccaccatcaccaccacatccaccaccaccacaatGGGATCCATGTGATAGAAGAACTGATGGAGATGGAGGAGCCTGTTCTTGTTGACACTTCAACCCAGACGATTAGCACAACCATTGGCTACCATGCTGAGAATTTCCTGGGTGCATCACCTCCCATAATACAGCCCAGCAGACGGAGGAACCAGAATCGAGTTCCACTTCTGGAGGGCCTTCCAGGTACCAATTCACCATTCTACAGCTCCCCACCACTGATTCGCCGTGCTGGTCGCTTGGGGCAACGCCAAATTCGAAGACGTCCCCCGGTGCTATTCCGCCTTACTCCGAGACAGGGGGGCCACCGAGCTGCTCGTGGCCGAATTCGCGTGTGA